A region of Stigmatopora nigra isolate UIUO_SnigA chromosome 6, RoL_Snig_1.1, whole genome shotgun sequence DNA encodes the following proteins:
- the sart1 gene encoding U4/U6.U5 tri-snRNP-associated protein 1: MGSSKKHKEKTRDREVDERRRDHKKHRRKERDRDATDRDGARDKERRKRSASRERSGREGRGRGERSAGEPRIKKEKMDKPQEEGNDEVKTQSASGDASLSVEETNKLRAKLGLKPLEMNEGKKELGTKEEPLVAETINPSLVQKQKDMKEKLAAMKEKRLLNQKLGKVKTLAQDDWLEDTASWVEKSRKVAKEKEMAEKRAQLLEEMDREFGVSGLVEEEFGRGRRNSAYTARDLKGLKVEHQVDSFGEGQTVILTLQDKGVLEEKEDVLENVGLVDKEKADKNVELKKKKPDYKPYEEEESVDDMVGFKARTVLSKYDEEIQGEKKKSFRLQTGGVADGEHEREMKAVRETLRAQAQTLEMPSLALASEYYSPLEMVGFKKTKRRVKKIRKKESTSVADFLLLDESRKEDFGSRTRGRGRKSDFEGAEEGDETRQEAPASDDVRTADMDISEDEDFVPPEPSVLEEDEAEQELQKQLEKQRKLRQKKLLKDAGERIAERVSRPAAEEPAAVNEAATADGDGEKRNNIVFNATSEFCRTLGDIPTYGLSGNREDQEDMMDFEDQEEKEDGGGGGGGSDSDGEDNVGWSSVNLDEEKRHSDLATASATILDEEPIVNSGLAAALHLCKNKGLLETEMQKVARVKANKGALPNDNYCIEDKMGFDDKYSRREEYRGFTQDFKDKDGYRPEVKIEYVDESGRKLTPKEAFRQLSHRFHGKGSGKMKTERRMKKLEEEALLKKMSSSDTPLGTVALLQEKQKSQKTPYIVLSGSGKSMNANNITK; this comes from the coding sequence ATGGGCTCGTCCAAGAAACACAAGGAAAAGACCCGCGACCGTGAAGTCGACGAGCGGCGTCGCGACCATAAGAAACACCGGCGAAAGGAGCGCGACCGTGATGCTACGGACCGCGATGGCGCCCGGGATAAGGAGCGCCGCAAGCGCTCGGCGTCCCGGGAGCGGAGCGGGCGCGAGGGTCGCGGCAGGGGCGAGAGAAGCGCCGGGGAACCCCGTATCAAGAAGGAGAAGATGGACAAGCCGCAGGAGGAGGGCAACGACGAGGTCAAAACTCAGTCGGCTAGCGGGGACGCCTCCCTCAGCGTGGAGGAGACCAACAAGCTCCGGGCCAAACTAGGCCTCAAACCGCTGGAGATGAACGAGGGTAAAAAGGAGCTGGGCACCAAGGAGGAGCCTCTGGTGGCCGAGACCATCAACCCGTCTCTGGTGCAGAAGCAGAAAGACATGAAGGAGAAGCTGGCAGCCATGAAGGAGAAGCGTCTCCTGAACCAGAAGCTGGGTAAAGTCAAGACTCTGGCTCAGGACGACTGGCTGGAGGACACCGCCTCCTGGGTGGAGAAGAGCCGTAAGGTGGCTAAGGAGAAGGAGATGGCGGAGAAACGAGCCCAACTCCTGGAGGAGATGGACCGGGAGTTTGGCGTCAGCGGCCTGGTGGAGGAGGAGTTTGGGCGGGGCCGGAGGAACAGCGCCTACACGGCGAGGGATCTCAAGGGTCTCAAAGTGGAGCACCAGGTGGACTCCTTCGGCGAGGGACAGACGGTCATTCTCACCTTGCAGGACAAGGGGGTCCTGGAAGAGAAGGAGGACGTGCTGGAAAACGTGGGGCTGGTGGACAAGGAGAAGGCAGACAAGAACGTGgagctgaagaagaagaagcccgaCTATAAGCCctacgaggaggaggagagcgTGGATGACATGGTGGGCTTCAAGGCACGCACCGTGCTGTCCAAGTACGACGAGGAGATCCAGGgcgagaagaagaagagcttCCGTCTGCAGACGGGAGGCGTGGCCGACGGCGAGCACGAGCGGGAGATGAAGGCGGTCCGGGAGACGTTGCGCGCCCAGGCGCAGACCCTGGAGATGCCCTCGCTGGCGTTGGCGTCCGAGTATTACTCGCCACTGGAGATGGTGGGCTTCAAAAAGACCAAGCGCCGCGTCAAGAAGATCCGCAAGAAGGAGAGCACGTCGGTGGCCGACTTTCTGCTCCTGGACGAGTCGCGGAAAGAAGATTTCGGCTCCAGGACGCGCGGGCGGGGCCGGAAGAGCGATTTTGAAGGCGCGGAAGAAGGCGACGAGACCCGCCAAGAGGCGCCGGCGTCCGACGACGTGCGGACGGCCGACATGGACATCAGCGAGGACGAGGACTTTGTCCCGCCCGAGCCCTCCGTCCTGGAGGAGGACGAAGCCGAGCAGGAGCTGCAGAAGCAGCTGGAGAAGCAGAGGAAGCTACGGCAGAAGAAGCTACTCAAGGACGCCGGCGAGAGGATCGCCGAGAGAGTTTCGAGGCCGGCTGCCGAAGAACCCGCCGCCGTCAACGAAGCCGCCACCGCCGACGGGGACGGAGAGAAACGTAACAACATCGTCTTCAACGCGACTTCCGAGTTCTGCCGCACGCTAGGTGACATCCCCACTTACGGTTTGTCGGGAAACCGCGAGGACCAGGAGGACATGATGGACTTTGAGGaccaggaggagaaggaggacggCGGTGGAGGCGGCGGGGGCTCCGACTCGGACGGCGAGGACAACGTGGGATGGAGCAGCGTCAACCTGGATGAGGAGAAACGCCATTCCGACCTGGCCACGGCGTCCGCCACCATCTTGGATGAGGAACCCATCGTCAACTCGGGCCTGGCCGCCGCTTTGCACCTCTGCAAGAATAAGGGCCTCCTGGAGACGGAGATGCAGAAGGTGGCCCGCGTCAAGGCCAACAAGGGCGCCCTCCCCAACGACAACTACTGCATCGAGGACAAGATGGGCTTCGACGATAAGTACAGCCGCCGCGAGGAGTACCGCGGCTTCACGCAGGACTTCAAGGACAAGGACGGATACAGGCCCGAGGTCAAGATCGAGTACGTGGACGAGTCGGGACGCAAGCTGACCCCCAAGGAGGCCTTCCGCCAGCTCTCGCATCGATTCCACGGAAAGGGCTCGGGCAAGATGAAGACCGAGCGCCGCATGAAGAAGCTGGAGGAGGAAGCGCTGCTCAAGAAGATGAGCAGCAGCGACACGCCGTTGGGGACCGTGGCGTTGCTCCAGGAGAAGCAGAAGTCGCAGAAGACGCCCTACATCGTGCTCAGCGGGAGCGGAAAGAGCATGAATGCTAACAATATCACCAAATGA